A section of the Centroberyx gerrardi isolate f3 chromosome 8, fCenGer3.hap1.cur.20231027, whole genome shotgun sequence genome encodes:
- the krt1-c5 gene encoding keratin, type 1, gene c5, with protein MASTLSVRSFSVRQPSFSSMSLRDSGRSIRSKPPVSSLSSTTLSLSRSLSVGNGLNILSSSLSFNGLGVGASDKETMQGLNDRLANYLDKVRSLERSNAELEVKIKQLMLERAPKGHDIEGMMNQAHVIGQEVRKKTLENARIMLEIDNAKLAADDFRVKWEAEATLCQSVERDCQALRRAKSDHDQIIATLRGDLDSLKEELYFLKKNHEEEKVSLKARLANEQVNVEVDAAQGPDLGSMMAELRVQYEGIARKNKEEAEAWYLRKLEAVQSEVKESNEALRCAQSELSERRRFLQALEVELDSLRKQVGVLEGNLGETGHKYSMEMDRLQATLTQLEDELSQLRLDMQRNKTDYEQLLRIKQNLEMEIATYRRLLEGEEVVKETPPPPKKEPEVRTRKIVKVVTQTMINGKVVDESSEVEQIEERKK; from the exons ATGGCCTCCACCCTCTCCGTGCGTAGCTTCTCGGTGCGCCAGCCCTCCTTCTCCAGCATGTCTCTGAGGGACAGCGGACGCAGCATCCGCTCCAAGCCGCCcgtctcctccctgtcctccaccACCCTGTCCCTGTCCCGCTCTCTGTCGGTGGGCAACGGCCTCAACATCCTGAGCTCCAGCCTCTCCTTCAACGGCCTCGGCGTAGGGGCCAGCGACAAGGAGACCATGCAGGGCCTGAACGACCGGCTGGCCAACTACCTGGACAAGGTGCGCTCGCTGGAGAGGTCCAACGCCGAGCTGGAGGTGAAGATCAAGCAGCTCATGCTGGAGCGGGCACCCAAGGGCCATGACATCGAGGGCATGATGAACCAGGCACATGTCATCGGGCAGGAG GTGAGAAAGAAGACGCTGGAGAACGCCCGCATCATGCTGGAGATTGATAATGCCAAGCTGGCAGCTGATGACTTCAGGGTCAA ATGGGAGGCGGAGGCCACCTTGTGCCAGTCCGTAGAGAGGGACTGCCAGGCTCTGAGGAGAGCCAAGTCGGACCATGACCAGATCATCGCCACCCTCCGAGGAGACCTGGACAGCCTGAAGGAGGAGCTCTACTTCCTCAAGAAGAATCACGAAGAG GAGAAGGTCTCCCTGAAGGCGCGTCTGGCCAATGAGCAGGTGAATGTGGAGGTGGATGCAGCGCAGGGCCCTGACCTGGGGTCCATGATGGCCGAGCTGAGGGTCCAGTATGAGGGCATCGCCCGCAAAAACAAGGAGGAAGCCGAGGCCTGGTACCTCAGGAAG CTGGAGGCAGTGCAGTCGGAGGTGAAGGAGAGCAACGAGGCGTTGCGCTGTGCCCAAAGTGAGCTCAGTGAGAGGAGACGCTTCCTGCAGGCGCTGGAGGTCGAGCTCGACAGTCTGCGCAAGCAg GTGGGAGTGCTGGAGGGCAACCTGGGGGAGACTGGGCATAAGTACTCTATGGAGATGGACCGTCTCCAGGCCACTCTGACCCAGCTGGAGGACGAGCTGTCTCAGCTGCGTCTGGACATGCAACGCAACAAGACCGACTACGAGCAGCTGCTGCGCATCAAGCAGAACCTGGAGATGGAGATCGCCACCTACAGGAGGCtgctggagggagaggaagt GGTGAAGGAAACACCTCCACCTCCGAAAA AAGAGCCTGAAGTCAGGACCAGGAAGATCGTAAAGGTTGTCACTCAGACGATGATCAACGGCAAGGTGGTGGATGAGTCCAGCGAGGTGGAGCAGATCGAGGAGCGCAAGAAGTGA